A region of Canis lupus familiaris isolate Mischka breed German Shepherd chromosome 38, alternate assembly UU_Cfam_GSD_1.0, whole genome shotgun sequence DNA encodes the following proteins:
- the FAM72A gene encoding protein FAM72A isoform X3 has product MSTSTCSFKDRCVSILCCKFCKQVLSSRGMKAVLLADTEIDLFSTDIPPTNAVDFIGRCYFTEICKCKLKDIACLKWCELPTLGQPARDRGEHR; this is encoded by the exons ATGTCTACCAGCACCTGTAGCTTCAAGGACCGGTGCGTGTCCATCCTGTGCTGCAAATTCTGTAAACAAGTGCTCAGCTCTAGGGGCATGAAGGCTGTGCTGCTGGCTGATACCGAAATAGACCTTTTCTCTACAGACATCCCTCCTACCAA CGCAGTGGACTTCATTGGAAGATGTTATTTCACTGAAATCTGCAAATGTAAACTGAAGGACATCGCatgtttaaaatg GTGTGAACTTCCTACTTTGGGGCAACCTGCCAGAGATAGAGGAGAGCACAGATGA
- the FAM72A gene encoding protein FAM72A isoform X1 has protein sequence MSTSTCSFKDRCVSILCCKFCKQVLSSRGMKAVLLADTEIDLFSTDIPPTNAVDFIGRCYFTEICKCKLKDIACLKCGNIVGYHVIVPCCSCLLSCNNGHFWMFHSQAVYDINRLDSTGHLFSLSIHFAQQIKLTFSGIFLVETKVDRTNLKNSTIQV, from the exons ATGTCTACCAGCACCTGTAGCTTCAAGGACCGGTGCGTGTCCATCCTGTGCTGCAAATTCTGTAAACAAGTGCTCAGCTCTAGGGGCATGAAGGCTGTGCTGCTGGCTGATACCGAAATAGACCTTTTCTCTACAGACATCCCTCCTACCAA CGCAGTGGACTTCATTGGAAGATGTTATTTCACTGAAATCTGCAAATGTAAACTGAAGGACATCGCatgtttaaaatg TGGGAACATTGTAGGTTATCATGTGATTGTTCCATGTTGTTCCTGCCTTCTTTCCTGCAACAATGGGCACTTCTGGATGTTTCACAGCCAGGCAGTTTATGATATCAACAGACTAGACTCTACTG GACACCTGTTTTCTCTGTCTATCCATTTTGCACAACAGATCAAGCTGACTTTTAGTGGGATTTTTTTAGTGGAAACTAAAGTTGACAGAACAAATTTAAAGAACTCAACAATCCAG GTGTGA
- the FAM72A gene encoding protein FAM72A isoform X2 → MSTSTCSFKDRCVSILCCKFCKQVLSSRGMKAVLLADTEIDLFSTDIPPTNAVDFIGRCYFTEICKCKLKDIACLKCGNIVGYHVIVPCCSCLLSCNNGHFWMFHSQAVYDINRLDSTGVNFLLWGNLPEIEESTDEDTLDISAEECIR, encoded by the exons ATGTCTACCAGCACCTGTAGCTTCAAGGACCGGTGCGTGTCCATCCTGTGCTGCAAATTCTGTAAACAAGTGCTCAGCTCTAGGGGCATGAAGGCTGTGCTGCTGGCTGATACCGAAATAGACCTTTTCTCTACAGACATCCCTCCTACCAA CGCAGTGGACTTCATTGGAAGATGTTATTTCACTGAAATCTGCAAATGTAAACTGAAGGACATCGCatgtttaaaatg TGGGAACATTGTAGGTTATCATGTGATTGTTCCATGTTGTTCCTGCCTTCTTTCCTGCAACAATGGGCACTTCTGGATGTTTCACAGCCAGGCAGTTTATGATATCAACAGACTAGACTCTACTG GTGTGAACTTCCTACTTTGGGGCAACCTGCCAGAGATAGAGGAGAGCACAGATGAAGACACATTAGATATCTCAGCAGAGGAATGTATTCGATGA